Genomic window (Leptolyngbya sp. 'hensonii'):
CACCGTGATCAGGCCTAGGGGAGGAAGCAATACCTTCCGGTCAACCAATTCCAGGATCTTTTCGTAGGACCAGAGGGTTTTCGGAAACAGGGGATAGATCAGCAGTGCTCGCATTAAATCCTTTCCTTGAGACATGTTGTGCTACCAAGTACTCCTTGATCAGGCTCATCATCCTGATACCGAAGCGTCCGCTAGGCGATCGTACAGGTGTTTAAAAAAGCACAGGCCGGTGGAACTGGTACTCCTCATTATCCAGTAAAACTCTTGACTTATGCTGGTTTTTACTGGTCGAACGCCTCTGAGTGGACTTTGTTAGTAAATATTGTGAATGGCATTGCAGTTTTAAGTGCATTGGTAATCAAACGGGACTGCTTTATATCTGACTTTGTTTCCGCAAGCTCTTTTATTGAGTGCATCCCACTTTTGTAGCCCACCCTGCGGGAAGCAAGCTACACCCTAAATCCCTCTCCCAGAACGGGAGAGGGACTTTGAATCTGGCTCCCCTTCTCCCAAAAAGGGAGAAGGGGCTGGGGGATGTAGACGCGCAGCGGCTTCCCCTTGGGTGGGCAACCTTGCAAAACTGGGATGCTCTCCTTTTATTGCCACAAGCTACATAACTTGTGCCAAAGCACAGAATTTCTGAATCTCTATCCAGATGGAAGCGATCACATCGGTCAGCCCATGGTCGCTCTCCAGTTCCATTAAGGTGACCCAGGGGCGGGCAGATGCAAACCGACGACTGGCGGCAATCGGAATCGTGTCATCCGATCGGCCATGCAGAATCAGGGTTGGCACCGATCGCTGCAGGTCCTCATCCCGATACTGCTGGGCATCAGTCATAAACCCATAGTGGAGGGGGAGCCTACTCTGTTCAATGTAGTGATAAATTGACAGATAACCTTCTGTTGCCCAGAGTTGTTGCTGGGCCGCGCCCAGGCGGGGCAACCAGTGATCCAAGAACTGAAAGGCGGGAGCCAGTAGCACCAGCCGCTCTACCTGGCGCTGGCGCTGGGCCAGCCAAGCCGCCGTCAGCCCTCCAAAACTGGAACCAATCAGAGTCACTGGGGTGACTGGCAATTCGGCTTCTACCTGCTGAATCTGACGGGTTAGGGTCAGGTGGGAGAAATCCCCCTGATTCAAATCTGGGATCTGGAGGGCAAGACCCAACTCAGTGAAGCGATTTGCCAAATATTGAGCCTTCGCAGATCGAGGGCCAGAGGCAAATCCATGCAGGTAAAGGTAGGTGGTCATTGACCCCATCACATGATTTTGACTGACTGATCGAAGCCATATTTTGGGAAAACCTGGGCCAGTTGCGCCTGATCCAGGCCCAGATGGTTCTGTAACAGAGGGCTGAGCACCGATCGGAAATCTGTGGTGATGGCCAGATCCCGACCTTCATACAATTGGGCCGTTGCCAGACCAGGCCACTGACCATAAACCTGCCCCCCTTTGATCGGTCCCCCCATAGCCCACAGAACATTGCCATGGCCATGATCCGTCCCCCCATTTCCATTCTCCCGCAGGGTTCGACCAAATTCTGACATCACTAGAATCACGGTTTCCCCGTAAATGGGCTTCAGTTCCTCCACTAGAGTGGCCAGCCCCTGGGCCAGCCAGTTCAATCGGGTGGCTAACTGGCCCTTACTGCTTCCCTGATTCACATGGGTATCCCAGCCTCCCACGGCCAGAAAGCCCAGTTGTACCTGGGGATCCCGTACCATCAGGCGGGCCAACCGGCGAGCATCCCCAGCTAGGCCTGCTGCCCCAGGAGCCCCGTTGTCGGCCATTTGCATATCAGCCTGTAACTCCTTCA
Coding sequences:
- a CDS encoding YqiA/YcfP family alpha/beta fold hydrolase codes for the protein MTTYLYLHGFASGPRSAKAQYLANRFTELGLALQIPDLNQGDFSHLTLTRQIQQVEAELPVTPVTLIGSSFGGLTAAWLAQRQRQVERLVLLAPAFQFLDHWLPRLGAAQQQLWATEGYLSIYHYIEQSRLPLHYGFMTDAQQYRDEDLQRSVPTLILHGRSDDTIPIAASRRFASARPWVTLMELESDHGLTDVIASIWIEIQKFCALAQVM